The following are encoded in a window of Primulina eburnea isolate SZY01 chromosome 4, ASM2296580v1, whole genome shotgun sequence genomic DNA:
- the LOC140830110 gene encoding uncharacterized protein has protein sequence MATRNPLSAILDQNKLTGPNYQDWLRNLKIVLNSEKIAYVLNKAPPKEAAANAPADELAKLEKWWDHDLKAKSYMLASMSNELQRRFQDAVNATDIYTHLQELYGAQTRPLRHAGLKELMTTRLRDGASVHEHGIRMIGLIEKLHRLMGLW, from the exons ATGGCGACACGAAATCCATTATCTGCGATTCTTGATCAAAACAAGTTAACCGGACCAAATTATCAAGACTGGCTAAGGaatttaaaaattgttttaaattCTGAAAAAATAGCATATGTGCTCAATAAAGCTCCTCCAAAAGAGGCAGCAGCCAATGCACCTGCTGATGAATTGGCAAAGCTAGAGAAATGGTgggaccatgacttgaaagcaaAGAGCTATATGCtagcttctatgtcaaatgaattACAGAGGCGGTTTCAGGATGCTGTAAATGCCACCGACATTTACACGCACCTACAAGAGTTGTATGGTGCACAGACTCGTCCCTTGAGGCATGCGGGTTTAaaggagctcatgactacacgcttgcgagatggggcctcggtccacgAGCATGGTATAaggatgattgggctcatcGAAAAATTG CATCGTTTGATGGGTTTGTGGTGA